One Brassica oleracea var. oleracea cultivar TO1000 chromosome C7, BOL, whole genome shotgun sequence genomic window carries:
- the LOC106305066 gene encoding probable 6-phosphogluconolactonase 4, whose amino-acid sequence MASYSANTKREKKVFDTEDDVAKAMAEYTFNLSKKFCKKRGYFTIVLSGGDLVLWLKKLLVPEYAETEWSKWHVFWVDERVVPLDDKDSNYKQTLDSFLSEVPIPTSNIYAIDQNCAALGDAKGAAIVYEECIKRLVNQNIIRTYKSSGFPQFDLQLLGMGPDGHMASLFPGHYQIKEKASLVTYITNSPKLPPKRITFTLPVINCASYNLMAVCGEAQADAVAKVFKDDFNLPSARLTADTQAIWYLDKAAASKLPSECL is encoded by the exons ATGGCATCTTATTCAGCGAACACGAAGAGGGAGAAGAAGGTGTTTGACACGGAGGATGACGTAGCTAAGGCTATGGCCGAGTACACGTTCAACCTCTCCAAAAAGTTCTGCAAGAAAAGAGGCTATTTCACCATCGTTCTCTCTGGTGGTGACCTCGTCCTTTGGCTCAA AAAGTTGTTGGTTCCCGAATACGCTGAGACTGAATGGTCAAAGTGGCACGTCTTCTGGGTCGACGAGAGGGTTGTTCCATTGGACGATAAGGACAGTAATTACAAACAGACCTTGGACAGTTTTCTCTCCGAG GTTCCTATTCCAACTTCGAACATTTACGCAATAGACCAAAACTGTGCAGCCCTTGGTGATGCCAAAGGGGCTGCAATAGTTTACGAGGAATGCATCAAAAGATTGGTGAACCAAAACATCATCCGCACATACAAATCCTCAGGATTTCCTCAGTTCGATCTCCAGCTCCTAGGGATGGGTCCAGACGGCCACATGGCGTCCTTGTTCCCAGGACATTATCAGATCAAGGAGAAGGCTAGTTTGGTGACTTATATCACCAACTCCCCAAAACTACCACCAAAGAGAATCACCTTCACTTTACCAGTCATCAATTGTGCTTCCTACAACCTCATGGCCGTTTGTGGTGAGGCTCAAGCCGATGCGGTTGCAAAGGTCTTTAAAGATGATTTCAACTTGCCTTCAGCTAGGCTCACAGCTGATACACAAGCCATCTGGTATCTCGACAAAGCTGCTGCGTCCAAGCTCCCATCAGAATGCCTTTGA
- the LOC106301403 gene encoding probable 6-phosphogluconolactonase 5, chloroplastic, whose protein sequence is MASSSSCFLRSILFSSPTNFPSRSDSLSPFFPKNLTCSSPSTPSPLLSVSSIGSGSIRRVGDSRRKLSGVRSMATTASQTGKEENKKRVEIFDTEENLAIDLAKYTADLSDKFCKERGAFTVVVSGGSLIKSLRKLVEVDSIDWSRWHFFWVDERVVPKHHEDSNYKLAYDSFLSKVPIPPGNVYAINDSLSAEAAADDYETCLKHLVKTNVLRVSDSTGFPKFDLMLLGMGPDGHVASLFPGHGLCSENEKWVASITDSPKPPSERITFTFPVINSSAHVALVVCGSGKAEPVQMALNKTGSVPAGSVSAEEELVWFLDKPASSKL, encoded by the exons ATGGCTTCTTCTTCTTCTTGTTTCCTTCGCTCGATTCTCTTCTCTTCCCCCACCAACTTCCCATCTCGATCAGATTCTCTCTCACCTTTCTTCCCGAAGAATCTGACTTGTTCTTCCCCTTCTACTCCGTCTCCTTTGTTATCGGTTTCGTCGATCGGAAGTGGATCTATCAGGAGAGTAGGTGACAGTCGGAGAAAGTTGTCGGGAGTGAGGAGCATGGCTACCACGGCGTCGCAAACGGGGAAAGAGGAGAATAAGAAGAGAGTGGAGATCTTCGACACCGAGGAGAATCTCGCGATTGATTTGGCCAAATACACAGCGGATCTCTCCGACAAGTTTTGCAAGGAGAGAGGCGCTTTCACTGTCGTCGTCTCTGGCGGCTCCTTAATCAAATCCCTCCG GAAGTTAGTAGAGGTTGATTCAATCGATTGGTCAAGGTGGCACTTCTTCTGGGTGGACGAGAGGGTTGTTCCCAAGCATCACGAAGACAGCAACTACAAACTTGCTTATGATAGTTTCCTCTCCAAG GTTCCTATCCCTCCTGGCAACGTATACGCAATCAACGACTCCCTCTCCGCCGAGGCTGCAGCCGATGACTACGAGACATGCCTCAAACACTTGGTCAAAACCAACGTCCTCCGCGTATCTGACTCAACCGGCTTCCCCAAGTTCGACCTCATGCTTCTCGGCATGGGCCCTGACGGCCACGTGGCGTCGCTATTCCCAGGACACGGTCTCTGCAGCGAGAACGAGAAGTGGGTGGCTTCCATCACCGACTCTCCAAAGCCTCCGTCTGAGAGAATCACGTTCACGTTCCCGGTTATCAACTCCTCTGCGCATGTGGCTCTAGTGGTCTGCGGTTCTGGGAAAGCCGAGCCTGTGCAGATGGCTCTGAACAAGACTGGGAGTGTGCCTGCGGGTTCGGTTTCTGCTGAAGAGGAGCTTGTTTGGTTCCTTGATAAACCAGCTTCTTCGAAGCTCTAG
- the LOC106304546 gene encoding GTPase-activating protein GYP7, with protein MKALRRIQTRSSFPNPSSPLFSTPSSSSSPWTHLRSALVLVTSSSPAKSSSSSSNPHRLKSPWSRFKRKKPLTLQRWKSFFTPDGRLRKRGVGLLKKVRSRGIDPSIRSEVWPFLLGVCDFNSSKEERGATRTQRRKVYERLRRKCKRLQRQDSCEFKLNKINKPPQDKHNGWSFPQDTDSSCSDESLSSDKENTEDIGYMSDDVSCTLDINYTGSTHVNSESSDSDSSDDNNSVHAFPSTQGRDDNSTSPSSIYNNTSRTKEDFVTWQRIIRLDAVRADTEWFPYSPFQALVSQAKARRAAAAVSLKDYAHLEPWKIFHAARLVAILEAYALHDPEIGYCQGMSDLLSPILTVIPEDHEAFWCFVGFMKKARQNFRVDEVGITRQLGIVSKIIECKDSRLYKHLEKVKAEDCFFVYRMVLVMFRRELTLEQTLFLWEVMWAEQATVRAGVGKSSWSSRIKHQAPPTDDLLLYVIAASVLQRRKVIIEKYNSVEEILGECHSMVGKLDVWKLLDDARDLIITLRSKIEQYDMGSESKIGM; from the exons ATGAAAGCTCTTCGACGGATTCAAACGCGGTCTTCTTTTCCAAATCCTTCGTCGCCATTATTCTCTACTCCCTCGTCTTCATCTTCTCCATGGACTCACTTGCGTTCTGCTCTCGTCCTTGTCACTTCTTCATCTCCCGCAAAATCTTCTTCTTCCTCCTCCAATCC GCATCGACTAAAATCACCGTGGTCACGGTTTAAACGGAAAAAGCCCCTCACGCTTCAACGGTGGAAAAGCTTCTTCACCCCTGATGGTAGACTTCGGAAGAGAGGAGTTGGTTTGTTGAAGAAAGTCAGGAGCAGA GGCATTGATCCTAGCATCCGGTCAGAGGTGTGGCCTTTCCTTCTTGGAGT GTGTGATTTCAATAGTTCCAAAGAAGAGAGAGGTGCTACAAGAACTCAGCGAAG AAAAGTGTACGAGAGACTACGCAGGAAATGCAAAAGGCTTCAAAGACAAGACAGCTGCGAGTTCAAGTTAAACAAGATCAATAAACCTCCTCAAGACAAGCATAACGGTTGGTCTTTTCCGCAAGACACTGACAGTTCCTGCTCTGATGAGTCACTCTCTAGCGACAAAGAAAACACAGAAGATATTGGGTACATGAGTGACGACGTCTCATGTACTCTTGACATAAACTACACTGGCTCAACACACGTGAACTCCGAGTCTTCAGACTCAGATTCTTCAGACGATAACAACTCCGTTCACGCCTTTCCTTCTACTCAAGGGAGAGATGACAATAGTACTTCTCCATCAAGCATATATAATAATACATCCCGCACCAAAGAGGATTTTGTTACTTGGCAGCGTATAATCCGCCTAGACGCCGTCCGCGCCGACACAGAATGGTTCCCATACTCCCCATTCCAAGCCTTAGTATCACAAGCCAAAGCGCGTCGCGCAGCTGCAGCGGTTAGTCTAAAAGACTACGCCCACTTAGAACCGTGGAAGATCTTTCACGCCGCGCGCCTCGTGGCCATCCTCGAAGCCTACGCCTTGCACGACCCCGAGATAGGCTACTGCCAAGGGATGAGCGACCTTCTCTCCCCAATACTCACAGTCATCCCCGAAGACCACGAGGCCTTCTGGTGTTTCGTGGGGTTCATGAAGAAGGCTCGTCAGAACTTCAGGGTCGACGAAGTTGGGATCACGAGGCAGCTCGGCATAGTCTCGAAGATCATCGAATGCAAAGACTCGCGGCTCTACAAGCACCTTGAGAAAGTCAAGGCGGAGGATTGTTTCTTCGTTTACAGAATGGTGCTTGTGATGTTTAGAAGAGAGCTGACGCTGGAGCAGACGCTGTTTCTCTGGGAAGTGATGTGGGCGGAGCAAGCTACGGTGAGAGCTGGGGTTGGGAAGTCTTCTTGGAGCAGTAGAATAAAGCATCAAGCTCCTCCTACGGATGATCTGTTGCTGTATGTGATAGCAGCTTCGGTGTTGCAGAGGAGGAAAGTTATAATAGAGAAGTATAATAGCGTGGAGGAGATATTGGGAGAGTGTCACAGTATGGTTGGGAAACTAGACGTGTGGAAGCTCTTGGACGATGCACGTGACCTTATTATTACCCTCCGCAGTAAGATTGAACAATATGACATGGGGTCAGAATCAAAAATAGGCATGTGA